In Micromonospora sp. NBC_01813, the following are encoded in one genomic region:
- a CDS encoding WXG100 family type VII secretion target, with translation MAEVNVDYALINTVAGRLTTEGAEIAGVLTNLQTSVSELLTSQGGLWLQQSSPVMSTQYTEFTTSLTKAVSNLESFASSFSMIAKNLSDMDQTLSQPPPAA, from the coding sequence ATGGCAGAAGTAAACGTCGACTACGCCCTGATCAACACCGTCGCCGGACGGCTGACGACCGAGGGTGCGGAGATCGCCGGCGTGTTGACGAACCTGCAGACCAGCGTGAGCGAGCTGCTGACCAGCCAGGGCGGTCTCTGGCTGCAGCAGTCCAGCCCGGTGATGAGCACGCAGTACACCGAGTTCACCACCTCGCTGACGAAGGCGGTCAGCAACCTGGAGAGCTTCGCGTCGAGCTTCTCGATGATCGCGAAGAACCTGAGCGACATGGACCAGACGCTGTCCCAGCCGCCGCCCGCGGCGTGA
- a CDS encoding sigma-70 family RNA polymerase sigma factor: METLECDPQPTEADLVTWYERVLVPQSRPALHRYARRLVPGDPHRAEDLVQETLLRAWRNLASVASSRSPQAWLSRVAHNLSIDQARRVAARPTEVAEDVTDTVWQPAESLYDAALDWAMLEPALRSLSAVHREALLLVYYQDRTHREVATLLGVPAGTVKSRTHNATRELQRVLSGYGVTGSAA, translated from the coding sequence ATGGAGACCCTCGAGTGCGATCCTCAGCCAACCGAGGCCGATCTGGTCACCTGGTACGAGCGGGTGCTGGTGCCGCAGAGCCGGCCCGCGCTGCACCGGTACGCCCGGCGCCTGGTGCCCGGTGATCCGCACCGCGCCGAGGACCTGGTCCAGGAGACGCTGCTGCGGGCCTGGCGAAACCTGGCCTCGGTGGCCAGCTCCCGGTCGCCACAGGCCTGGCTGTCCCGGGTCGCCCACAACCTCAGCATCGACCAGGCCCGGCGGGTGGCGGCCCGCCCCACCGAGGTCGCCGAGGACGTCACCGACACGGTGTGGCAGCCGGCGGAGAGCCTGTACGACGCCGCTCTGGACTGGGCCATGCTGGAGCCGGCGCTGCGTAGCCTTTCTGCGGTGCACCGTGAGGCCCTGCTCCTGGTCTACTACCAGGACCGTACCCACCGTGAGGTGGCCACGCTGCTGGGTGTGCCTGCGGGGACCGTCAAGTCACGCACCCACAACGCCACCCGGGAACTGCAACGGGTGTTGAGCGGGTACGGCGTGACCGGCAGCGCGGCCTGA